The DNA window GGTCTCGGCCAACGGACGCGAGGCCGACGATCTGACCGCCGAACTGGCCGAACTGCTCGACGAGCCCGACGCGGTGGCCCAGTTCCCGTCATGGGAGACGCTCCCGCATGAGCGGCTCTCGCCCAGCGCGGACACGGTCGGTGCGCGATTGGCGGTGCTGCATCGGCTCGCCAACCCCGGGGATTCGCCGTTGCGCGTGGTGGTCACGACGGTGCGGTCGCTGGTGCAGCCGATGGCGCCCGGACTCGGCGACGTCGCCACCATCAGCCTCGCCGAGGGCTTCGAGATCGACTTCGACGGCCTGCTCACCGATCTCGTCGAGATGGCCTACGAGCGGGTGGACATGGTCGGCCGCCGCGGTGAGTTCGCGGTGCGCGGCGGAATCCTCGATGTCTTCCCGACGACCGCCGACTACCCGGTCCGTGTGGAGTTCTGGGGCGACGAGATCACCGAGATGCGGGCCTTCTCGGTCGCCGATCAACGTAGCCAGCCCGAGGTCGAGGCGACCCGGGTGGACATCCATCCGTGCCGTGAACTGCTGCTTACCGATGAGATCCGTACTCGCGCAGCTGAACTCGCGTCACAGTTCGAAGGTGATCCGACGCTGGCCGAGATGCTGACCAAGCTCGCCGAGGGTATCCCGGTCAACGGGATGGAGGCCCTGATCCCCGCTCTGGTCGACGGGCGGATGCAGCTGCTCACCGAGGTGGTCCCGGCCGGCACACGGGTGCTCATCCTGGATCCGGAGAAGGTCCGCACCCGGGCGGCCGACCTGTCGAAGACGGGCGCGGAGTTCCTGGAGGCGTCGTGGACGGCCGCCGCGATGGGTGCGCAGGGGCCGCTGGACGGACGGTCCTCGCAGGCGCTCGGCGTCGACCTGCAGGCCAGTGCCTACCGTCCGCTCGACGAGGTGCGCGAGACGACGCTCGCCGCCGGACGGTCCTGGTGGACGATCAGCCCGCTGGCCACCGGTGACGATCACGAGGTGGTGCTCGACCTCGCGCCGGGGCCGGCTCCGCGCGGCGACGACAACGAGATCGTTGCGGTATTCGCCCAGTTGCGTGCCCATGTCCGAGCCGGGCAGACGGCGGCAATCGTGGTGGCGGGCAAGGGAACCGCTCAGCGGGTGGGTGAGCGGCTGGCCGATGCCGAGGTTCCGCACGTCATCGCCGAACCGGGCCATCGGCCCGCCCCGGGTGAGGTGAGCGTCTTCGGCGGTACCCTGCGCCACGGGCTGGTGTGCCCGGACGCCGGCCTGGTCATCGTCACCGAGGCCGACCTGACCGGTACCCGCGTCGCGAATGTCCGTGACGGACGCAAACTTCCGGCCAAGCGTCGCAATCAGGTCGACCCGCTGGCGCTCACCGCGGGCGACCTCGTGGTCCACGACCAGCACGGCATCGGCAAGTTCGTGGAGATGATCGAGCGCACGGTGTCGGGTGCGCGACGCGAGTACCTGGTGCTCGAGTACGCGCCGTCCAAACGGGGGCAGCCCGGCGACCGCCTGTACGTGCCGATGGATGCCCTCGATCAGTTGTCGCGGTACGTCGGTGGTGAGCAGCCGTCGCTGTCCAAGCTCGGCGGCTCGGACTGGCAGAACACCAAACGCAAGGCGCGCAAGGCGGTCCGCGAGATCGCCGGTGAGCTGGTGCAGCTGTATGCGGCCCGGCACGCGGCCCCGGGACATGCCTTCGGGCCGGACACTCCGTGGCAGCAGGAGATGGAGGACGCCTTCGACTTCACCGAGACCGTCGATCAGATGACGGTGATCGGCGAGGTGAAGGCCGACATGGAGCGTCCGGTGCCGATGGATCGCGTCATCGTCGGCGACGTGGGCTACGGCAAGACCGAGATCGCGGTGCGCGCGGCCTTCAAGGCAGTACAGGACGGCAAGCAGGTCGCTGTCCTCGTTCCGACGACAATCCTTGCGCAACAGCATCTTCAGACATTCTCCGAGCGAATGTCGGGATTTCCGGTGCGGGTTCGCGGACTGTCCCGCTTCACCGACGCCCGTGAGTCCCGGGAGATCATCGACGCGATGGCGACCGGTGAGGTGGACATCGTGATCGGAACCCACCGCCTCCTGCAGACCGGTGTCACCTGGAAAGACCTCGGTCTGGTCATCGTCGACGAGGAACAGCGGTTCGGCGTCGAGCACAAGGAACACATCAAATCCCTGCGGACCCACGTCGATGTGCTGACCATGTCGGCCACGCCCATCCCGCGCACCCTGGAGATGTCGATGGCCGGCATCCGCGAGATGTCGACGATCCTCACCCCGCCGGAGGAGCGGCACCCGGTGCTGACCTATGTGGGTGCCTACGCCCCCAAACAGGTTGCCGCCGCCATCCGGCGCGAGTTGCTGCGCGACGGTCAGGTGTTCTACGTGCACAACCGGGTCTCGACAATCGACAAGACCGCCCGCGACATCGCCGCGATGGTTCCCGAGGCGAGAGTTGTTGTGGCGCACGGCCAGATGAACGAGGATCAACTGGAGAAGACGGTCTCCGGGTTCTGGAACCGCGAGTTCGACGTGCTGGTGTGTACCACCATCATCGAGACCGGCCTGGACATCTCCAACGCCAACACCCTGATCGTCGACCGTGCCGAGAACCTGGGGCTGTCGCAGCTGCATCAGCTGCGGGGCCGGGTGGGCCGCAGCCGCGAACGCGGCTACGCCTATCTGCTCTACAGCCCGGAACGTCCGCTGACCGAGACCGCCTACGACCGGCTGGCCACCATCGCGCAGAACAACGAGCTCGGTGCCGGAATGGCGGTGGCGCTCAAGGATCTCGAGTTGCGTGGTGCCGGAAACGTGCTCGGTGCCGAACAGTCCGGGCACGTCGCCGGCGTCGGGTTCGATCTGTACGTGCGGCTCGTCGGCGAGGCGGTGGAGGCCTATCGGGCCGCTGCGGACGGACAGCCGGTGACCTCGCGTGAGACCGAGGAGGTGCGCATCGACCTGCCGGTCGACGCCCACATCCCGGTCGAGTACGTCGATTCCGATCGTCTGCGCCTCGAGGCGTACCGCAAACTGGCGTCGGCCATCGACGACGCGGCCGTCGACGGCGTCATCGCCGAGCTGACCGACCGTTACGGCGAACCGCCTGTGGAGACCACCCGGTTGGCAGCGATCGCCCGGCTGCGGCTGCGCTGCCGCGAACGGGGGATCACCGAAATCGGTTTGGCCGGAACAGGTCTGAAGATCTCGCCGTTGCCGCTGCTGGACAGCGAGCAGGTGCGCCTCAAACGTCTGTACTCGGCGGCCAACTACCGGGCCACCACCTCGGTGGTGACGTTGCCGATCCCGCGGACCGGGGGAGTCGGCTCGGCCCGGCTGCGCGACGACGAACTGATCGTCTACCTGACGACCTTCCTCACCCAGCTCAAACCACTTGCCGAGACGAGGTCGTAGCGAGATGACGATTGTGCTGCTGGATCCGAGTCGCCCGGATCTGATCCCGATCCGGGCACGCGGTCTGCTGTCCGGTGCCGTGCTGGTGACCGAAGACGTACCCGCCGCGGCGCTCTGGGAGTTCGACCACGTGGAGCCGGCCGTGGAGGATTCTGCGGGGACGGATTGGGGCCACGACGACACCGTGCTGATCAGTACCGACGCGGAGCATCCGATCGTCCGGGCCAGGATCGCACGCGGCGACACCGTGATCGCCGCCCGGCGAGTGCCGGGATCGGCACTTCTGGAAGCGGTGGCGCTGATGGACACCCTGCGCGGCAACGGTCCGTGGGAGAGCCGGCAGACCCACGCGTCGCTGCGGCGCTACCTGCTCGAAGAGGTCTATGAGCTGCTCGATGCCATCGATCACGACGATCCGGCGGAACTGTGCGAGGAACTCGGCGACCTGCTACTGCAGGTGCTCTTCCATGCCCGGATCGCCGCCGACGATCCCGACGCGCCCTTCGACATCGACGATGTGGCACGCAGCTTCACCCGCAAGGTCTCCGGTCGCACCCCGGGGGTGTTGTCGGGGGCCCACGCCGATCTCGAGACACAGATCCGGGAGTGGGAGGAGCGCAAGGCCGCCGAGAAGAACCGGGGCTCGGTCCTGGACGGGATCGCGACCACCCAACCGGCTCTCGCGCTGACGCAGAAGGTCCTCGAACGCCTCACGGCGGCCGACTATCCGGTGGACACCATCGATCCGGACGTGCTGACGGTGACGGTCACCGCCGGTGACGACAGCGTCGAGGACACGGCCCGGCGTCGCACCCTGGCGCTGATCGACGCGGTGCGTGCAGCCGAGACACGCGCACGGCAGGCCGACCTGACGCTGACCACCCGGGATGCCTGGCTGACCGCACTCGCCGAGGGCACCGCAGATCTCGCCGACGGTACCGTCGAGGACACCCCACCGTTACGCCCGCACTGATTTCAATTCGCCGTCTGCGGCCATGACGATCCCGCCGCGCCCGGGCGCACACCCCTGCGGACATGCGGAAACGGTGCGTGCATCATGGGGGGATGGTTGACCGGAGTTCAGATGGCGGCAAGCACGAGGCGCATGGTGCGCCCGAGAACGTGATCCTGGTGCATTGGCATGACCTCGGCCGGCATCTGGCGTGTTACGGAGCGCAGGGCGTGGAGAGCCCTCATCTCGACGATCTGGCCGCGCGGGGAATCCGGTTCAGCGACGCACACGCGACCGCGCCGCTGTGCTCGCCAGCCCGCGGATCACTGTTCACCGGGCAGTATCCGCACCGGAACGGCCTGGTGGGGCTGGCCCACCATGGCTTCGAGTACCACCCCGGTGTGCGGACCCTGCCAGAGTTGCTCGGCAACGCGGGCTACCGCACCGTCCTCTACGGTATGCAGCACGAAAGCGCCGACCCGCGCCGCCTCGGCTTCGACGAGGTGGACGTCACCGAGTCACGCTGCGACTACGTCGTCGCACGCGCCCAGGAATGGCTGACCGACCACGTCGCGCATGGGTTGGACCGGCCGTTCTTCCTCACGGCGGGCTTCTTCGAAACCCATCGGCCCTATCCGGCCGACGAGTACGAGCCGGCCGATCCCGACCGGATCGGCGTACCCGGGTTTCTGCCGGACACACCCGAGGTCCGCGAGGATCTCGCCGGTCTGCACGGCAGTGTCACCGCGGCGGACGCGGCGGTGGGCCGGCTGCTGGCCACCGTCGACGAACTGGGCCTGCGCTCGAGCACCTGGATCGTCTTCGTCACCGATCACGGGCTTGCCTTCCCGCGGGCCAAGTCGACGCTGTATGCCGAGGGCACCGGTGTCGCGCTCATCGTCGCCCCGCCACGCTCACGCGACCTCGCCCCGCAGGTCTACGACGATCTCTTCTCCGGGGTCGACCTCACCCCTACGCTCCTCGACCTGCTCGAGATCCCGGTTCCCGACGACGTCGACGGATACTCGCATGCCGGTGAGATCCTCACGCGCAGCGGACAACCCGTCCGTGCGGAGGTGTTCACCGAGAAGACCTATCACGATGCCTTCGACCCGATCCGCGCGGTTCGGACCAAGCAGTTCAGTTATCTGGAGAATTACGCGGAGCGACCCGAACTACTTCTGCCCCTTGATATTGCGGACAGTCTGTCGGCGACGGCCATCGACGCGCAGGTGATCGCGGCCCCGCGGGCCCGCGGGGAACTCTATGACCTCCAGACGGATCCGTACGAACGCACCAACCTCGCCGACGACCCGCGATACGCCGACGTGGTGGTCGCCTTGAGCGCCCGCCTGGCCCGCTGGCGTGCCGAAACCGGTGATGACCTGCCCTCGGAGGAACAGGGAACGGCCATCGCCGAACGGTTCATGGCGGCCTACCGGGAGAAGGCGGCGCACATGGCACCGGATCAGGAGGCGCTGCCGTCGCGGCATCCCGAAGGCGAGGGCCGCGAACTTGCCGGCGGTGTCACCACCGTGGCGCGCTGACACGCTGCACACACCGGCGCAAATGTAAAGAGTTTGACGCCGGGCGCTCATAAAACCCCAGGTTGCGAAGTGTTTTCGCGTCCAGGACACTTCGTGGGGTGTCGACGACGGAAAACTATCTGGTGTGTGCGAGCCAGCGCAGCGGCAGCACCCTGCTGGTGGAATCACTGGCCCACACCGGAGTGGCCGGGCGCCCGGAGGAGTTCTTTCAGTACTTCGCGACCTCGTCGCAATCGCCACAACCGCGGGAGTGGTTTGCCGGGGTGACGGACCCGGAGATCCTGTCGCTGCTCGCGCCGCTGGACCACGGCACCGTCGACATCCGCAACACCGACGACTGGCGCAGCGACGTCCTCGCCGCCGGGCGCACCGACAACGGGGTCTGGGGCGGCAAGCTGATGTGGAATCAGACGCCGCTGCTGATCGCCCGCACCCGCGTCGCGTCGGGATCACTGCGCACCGCAATCCGTTCGTTGTTCGACGGCGCCGACCCGGTGTACGTGCACGTCTACCGGGAAGACATTGTCCCGCAGGCCGTCTCGATGTGGCGAGCGGTGCAGACGCGAGTCTGGCGCGACGACGGCGGTGACCGTTCCGACGACGGCGCGGTCTACCACGCCCGGGGAATCGCTCACCTCGCCGGCATCCTCGCCGAACAGGAACGACAGTGGCGTAAGTGGTTTGCCGCCGAGGAGATCGAACCCCTCGACATCGAGTTCGTCGAACTCATCAAGGACCCCACGAAGGCCACCGCACGGGTGCTCGAGGCGATCCGGCAGGACCCGGCACTCGCGCCGCCGCCACCGCTCAAACCCCAGTCCAATGCGCGCTCCAAGGAATGGGCGCAGCGGTACCGCAAAGACGCGACCCGGAACGGATACCCACAGTGACAGCAACCGCCGATATAGACCCGACCTCCGACGTCGACCACGTCGCGGCCATCCGTGTGCTCGAGGCCGAGGCCGTCCACATCATCCGGGAGGTGGCCGCCGAACTCGAGCATCCGGTGCTGCTGTTCTCCGGCGGCAAGGACTCGATCGTGCTACTCCGCCTGGCGGAGAAGGCTTTTCGGCCGGCACCACTGCCGTTCCCGATCCTGCACGTGGACACCGGGCACAACTTCGACGAGGTGATCGAGTTCCGCGATCGCCGGGTGGCGCCGAGCGCGGACAACCCGGACGGTATCGAGCTGATCGTGGCCTCGGTGCAGGAGTCCATCGACAGCGGACGGGTTGCCGAGTCGACCGACCCCACCGGTTCCCGCAACCGGCTGCAGACCCGCACCCTGCTCGACGCCCTCGAGGCCGGCGGATTCGACGCCGCGTTCGGCGGTGCGCGACGCGACGAGGACCGGGCTCGCGCCAAGGAACGCGTCTTCAGCTTCCGCGACGAATTCGGTCAATGGGATCCGCGGGCGCAGCGTCCCGAACCGTGGTCCATCTACAACGGGCGCATCCGCCCGCGGGAATCGGTGCGTGTGTTCCCGCTGTCCAACTGGACCGAACTGGACATCTGGCGCTACATCGAGCTCGAGGACCTCGAACTGCCGTCCATCTATTTCGCCAGTGAGCGTGCGGTTTTCGACCGTGACGGGATTCTGCTCGCGGTGTCGGACCACTCGCAGCCCGACGATCCGGCGTCGGTGCGCTCCGAATGGGTGCGCTACCGCACCGTCGGCGACCTCACCATCACCGGGGCCGTCCGCTCCCGGGCCACCACCATCCCCGAGATCATCGCCGAGATCAGCGAGGCCACCGTGTCCGAGCGCGGTGAGACCCGTGCCGACGACCGCACGTCGAGTGCCGCGATGGAAGACCGCAAACGCGAAGGATACTTCTGATGACCGTGACCTCCACCGCCCCAGTCACTTCCGCCGGCGGCCGTCGATCGCCCCGCCATCAGCTCCTGCGCATCGCCACTGCGGGCAGCGTCGACGACGGCAAGTCGACCCTCATCGGACGAATCCTGCATGACACCGGGAGCCTGCCCACCGATCACCTCGCCGCGGTCACCAGCGGCGACGGCGATGTCGACCTCGCCGCGCTCTCCGATGGTCTGCGTGCCGAACGCGAACAGGGCATCACCATCGACGTCGCCTACCGGTTCTTCGCGACCGACACCCGCAGCTACGTGCTCGCCGACACCCCGGGACACGAGCGCTACACCCGCAACATGTTCACCGGTGCGTCGAACGCCCATGTCGCGATCCTGCTGATCGACGCCCACAACGGTCTGCAGCGCCAGACCCGCCGGCATGCCCGCATCGCCACACTGGTGGGCGTGCCACACGTGGTCGCCGCGGTCAACAAGATCGATCTGGTGGACTACTCGCAGGCCCGGTTCGATCAGATCCGGGCCGATCTCGCCGACCTCGCACGCCAGCTGGGAATCGACGAGATCGAGGCGATCCCGATTGCCGCCAAACACGGCGACAATGTGGTGCACGGATCGCCCAACACGCCCTGGTATGAGGGTCCGACCCTCCTCGATTACCTGGAAAGCGTTGAGCTGGCTGCACCTTCGCCGGTCCGCGAGGAACTGCGCCTGCCCGTGCAGTGGGTGTCGCGGCCCACCGAGAAGCATCGTCGTACCTATACCGGCCGGCTTGCCGCGGGCACCCTGCGGGTGGGGGACGAGATCACCGTGCTGCCGTCGGGCAGTCGAAGCACCGTGACCGCACTCGACACGCTCGACGCGCAGCGGGAGGTGGCCGTGGCCCCGCTGTCGGTGTCGGTGCAGCTCGCCGACGACATCGACATCGGCCGGGGTGACGTCATCGTCAGCGGCGACGAGGGGGCACACCTGCCGGTGCTCGCGCAGGAGATCGACGCCCACGTCTGCTGGCTGTCCACCACCCCGCTGCGTGCCGGTGACCGGGTTGCCCTCAAGAACGGCACCTCGACGGTCCGGGCCACCGTGCAGTCCCTCGAACGTCGCCTCGATCCGGACACCCTGATCGAGCATGTGGGTCCGAGTGCGTTGACGCTCAACGACATCGGCACCATCACGCTGCGTACCTCGTCGGTGATCACGGCCGACCGGTATGCCGAGAACCGCGACACCGGCGCGTTCATCCTCATCGACGAGGCGGGTAACGACACGGTCGCCGCGGGCACCATCCTGGAGCTCCGTGCCGTGGTGCCCGGCAAGGCGACCCGCAACGACATCAAGTGGCATCCGAGTTCACTGGCCCGCGCCGAGCGGTGGGCCTACACCGGTCAGCGCGGGGCGACGGTGTGGCTCACCGGACTTCCGGCATCGGGTAAGTCGACGGTGGCGGTGGCGCTCGAACGAGCGATCGTCGCGCGCGGCCGCGTCGCCTACCTCATCGACGGCGACAACATTCGGCACGGCATCTCCGATGACCTCGGCTTCTCACCCGGCGACCGGGCCGAGAACATCAGGCGGGTGGGGCATCTCGCGCGCTTGTTCGCCGACGCCGGGGTTATCGCGATCGCCTCGATGGTCTCGCCGCTGCGTTCGGACCGGGAGATCGCCCGCGAGCTCCACCGCGCGGCCGATCTGGAGTTCATCGAGGTCCACATCTCCACACCGGTCGCCGAGTGCGAACGCCGAGATCCCAAAGGTCTCTACCAGCGGGCCCGAACCGGCCGGCTCCGTGGCCTGACCGGCGTCGACGCGCCCTATGAGAGTCCGCAGCACCCGGACCTCCGGTTCGACACGACCGGCGCCGACATCGACGGACTCGCCGCGCTGATCCTCGGGGCGCTGATGGACCGCGGAATCATCTGAACGAGTTCAACTCTCGAAGAGACGCTGGCCCCACCACTCGCCCTCGGCGAGTCCGGGCGGCACCGCGAAGATGGACGAACCGTTGGGAATGAGGTACTCGGTCATCGCATCTCGCCGGGACAGCTCGTGCTGCATCGGGATGAACTGGTTTCGCGGATCACGGTTGAACGCGATGAAGAACAAGCCGGCGTCGAGGTGACCGAACCCATCGGAGCCGTCGGTGAAGTTGTAACCGCGACGCAGGATCTGCACACCGCCCAGATTGTCCGGATGTGCCAGCCGCACATGGGCGGTGCGGGGGATGAGTGGTGCACCGTAGGAGGTGATCTGGAAATCGGGGGTGTCGAACTCGCCCTTCTGGCCGAGTGGCGCGCCGGAGGATTTGGCGCGCCCGATGATCTGCTCCTGTTCGAGTAGATTGGCGCGGTCCCACGCTTCGATGTCCATCCTGATGCGGCGGGCGACGAGGTAGGTGCCTCCGGACATCCATTGCGCCGCAGGTGGATTGTCACCCGTCTCGACCCACACCCACCGGTTCAGCAGGTCGGTGTCCTCGGCGCGCAGGTTGGCGGTGCCGTCCTTGAAGCCGAACATGTTGCGCGGGGTCTCCTGCGCCTGGGTGGTGGAGGAGGTTCGTCCGAAGCCGAGCTGCGACCAGCGCACGGCCACCACCCCCAGGCCCAGCCGCGCCAGGTTCCGGATCGCGTGCACCGCCACCTGCGGGTCGTCGGCGCAGGCCTGCACGCAGATGTCGCCGAACGACCGGTCCGGCTCGATGCGTTCGGCCGCGAACGCCGGAAGGTCCCGCAGGGCAGCGGGTTTGCGGGCGGCCAGGCCGAAGCGGTCGCCGCGGTCGGGATAGGCGGCCGACGGACCGAAGAGGCCGGGTCCGAAACCGATGGTCAGCGTCAGCTTGGATGGTGAAAGTCCCAGCGCCTCACCGGTATCCGCGGGCGGCGTGTAGTCACCGAGCCCGACGGCCCCGTCGGGCACGGCCTCCTCCCCGCGGGTCATCCGCTCGGCGGCCGACGTCCACCGCTTCAGCATCGCCACCAGGTCGTCGCGCGAGTCGGTGATCACGTCGAAGCTGGCGAAATGCAGCCGGTCCTGGGCGGCGGTGATGATGCCGGCCTGTCGTTCGCCGCGGAATTCGACGACCTGGTCGTCGGTATCGCCGGTGTCGCCCGCGGAGGCGCGGCCCACCGCCACTCCGCCCGCCGCGGCGACCACCACTCCGGAACCCGCACCGCCGAGCAGCACACGCCGCGACAAGCGTCGTGGGGATTCGGTCATTTCGGCAGGACGAGCCCTGGCACCTGCGACAGTGTTGCCGACAGGGCGTCGATCTTGTTCGACAGGTCGCGTCGCTGATCTGCGGTGACCTGCGTGTAGGACACGTAGCCCTCACCCTGCTGGAACTTGTCGATCGCCGTCCGGACATCGCCGAACTGTGCGGTGATCTTGTCCATCAGGGCTTTGTCCTTCGCGACGATGATCGGCTGCATCGTGGCGATCGCTGTCTCCGAACCGTCGACGTTGGCCGCGAAGTCCCACAGGTCGGTGTGCGAGTAGCGATCCTCCTCACCATTCACCTTGGTGGCCGCGACCTCGTCGATGAGTGCCTGCGGACCCTGGACGAAAGACCTTGTCTCAAAGGTGAAGTCGGGCTTGTTCACCTCGTCGTGCAGCCGGTTGACGTTGGCGAGCAGCTGATCGGCCACCGCGTCGATGGCGGCCTTGGTGTCGGTCGCCTTGGCGTTGGCGGCGTCGGCCGGAGCGATCTGTCCTTCGGCGTCGCCGACCTCGTTGGGTTGCGGCGGCCACAGGAAGCGTTCGATCCGGTGGAACCCGGTGAACGGCTGCGCGCCGTCTTCGGTGTCGTCCCAGCGCATGTCGATTGCCGGGTCGAGGTCGGGGAAGGACTCGGCGACCGGCTCGATCCGCTCGTAGGGGGTGCGGGTCAGGCCGAACTGCGCGCGCGCCGCGTCGAGATTGTTGGCCTTGACGTTGTCCACAAAGCTCTTGGTCTGCGCCTGCAGCGTGTTCAGCTGGTTGCGAACGTAGCTCAGATACGCGGCCTTGGCTGCGTTGACATCCGCCGGAACCTCCGTCTTCTCCTTCTTCTCGCCGGTGACGTCGATCTCTTTGCGGATGCCGACGCCGACCATGCCCGGTTTGCAGGCCACGGTGTACGTGCCGGGGTCGACGATCTCGACGGTCAGATTGCCCGAGACGCCGGGGCCGATGTTCTCCACCTCGCCGAGAACACGGTTGTTATTGCCGTACACGTAGAACTCGGTGACCTTGGAACCGTTGTTGGTCACGGTGAAATCGACGTCGCCGGTCTCGGCGCTGGTGGAATCGAGATCGCAGGCCGCATCGCTGGAGGTGACCTTGATGGCACCGTCACCGCCGGCCTTGGAGGTGCAGGCGACCAGCAGCAATGGTGTGGCCAGCGCGAGGGCACTCGCCGCCACCGTGGTGGTGAGGTGTCGTTTCACCATCTGATTCCTTTCAGAGGCCGGCGTCGGGAGTTGCCGGGGTCGTGGGTGCGGCGTCGGGCGTGCCGCTCGCAGCTGCGGGGCTTCGGCGATTCGCGCGCACGAACAGCGGCAGCACGATCGCGATGTAGAGCACCCAGGCGATCACCTGCAGCACGCTGGGTTCGGGCCGGAAGTTGAAGATTCCCGCCAACACCGTTCCGTACCAGGAGGACTGATCGTAATGGGCGGAGATGTCGAAGGCGGTGTTGTCCAGACCGGGCAGCCAGCCGACGGTCTGCAGCGCGTGCAC is part of the Gordonia bronchialis DSM 43247 genome and encodes:
- the mfd gene encoding transcription-repair coupling factor; the protein is MSTPRALVGLSELACADTAISGIRARRDEVHVDLTAPDAARPFVVACLAKDADAPLLVVSANGREADDLTAELAELLDEPDAVAQFPSWETLPHERLSPSADTVGARLAVLHRLANPGDSPLRVVVTTVRSLVQPMAPGLGDVATISLAEGFEIDFDGLLTDLVEMAYERVDMVGRRGEFAVRGGILDVFPTTADYPVRVEFWGDEITEMRAFSVADQRSQPEVEATRVDIHPCRELLLTDEIRTRAAELASQFEGDPTLAEMLTKLAEGIPVNGMEALIPALVDGRMQLLTEVVPAGTRVLILDPEKVRTRAADLSKTGAEFLEASWTAAAMGAQGPLDGRSSQALGVDLQASAYRPLDEVRETTLAAGRSWWTISPLATGDDHEVVLDLAPGPAPRGDDNEIVAVFAQLRAHVRAGQTAAIVVAGKGTAQRVGERLADAEVPHVIAEPGHRPAPGEVSVFGGTLRHGLVCPDAGLVIVTEADLTGTRVANVRDGRKLPAKRRNQVDPLALTAGDLVVHDQHGIGKFVEMIERTVSGARREYLVLEYAPSKRGQPGDRLYVPMDALDQLSRYVGGEQPSLSKLGGSDWQNTKRKARKAVREIAGELVQLYAARHAAPGHAFGPDTPWQQEMEDAFDFTETVDQMTVIGEVKADMERPVPMDRVIVGDVGYGKTEIAVRAAFKAVQDGKQVAVLVPTTILAQQHLQTFSERMSGFPVRVRGLSRFTDARESREIIDAMATGEVDIVIGTHRLLQTGVTWKDLGLVIVDEEQRFGVEHKEHIKSLRTHVDVLTMSATPIPRTLEMSMAGIREMSTILTPPEERHPVLTYVGAYAPKQVAAAIRRELLRDGQVFYVHNRVSTIDKTARDIAAMVPEARVVVAHGQMNEDQLEKTVSGFWNREFDVLVCTTIIETGLDISNANTLIVDRAENLGLSQLHQLRGRVGRSRERGYAYLLYSPERPLTETAYDRLATIAQNNELGAGMAVALKDLELRGAGNVLGAEQSGHVAGVGFDLYVRLVGEAVEAYRAAADGQPVTSRETEEVRIDLPVDAHIPVEYVDSDRLRLEAYRKLASAIDDAAVDGVIAELTDRYGEPPVETTRLAAIARLRLRCRERGITEIGLAGTGLKISPLPLLDSEQVRLKRLYSAANYRATTSVVTLPIPRTGGVGSARLRDDELIVYLTTFLTQLKPLAETRS
- a CDS encoding sulfatase family protein, which translates into the protein MVDRSSDGGKHEAHGAPENVILVHWHDLGRHLACYGAQGVESPHLDDLAARGIRFSDAHATAPLCSPARGSLFTGQYPHRNGLVGLAHHGFEYHPGVRTLPELLGNAGYRTVLYGMQHESADPRRLGFDEVDVTESRCDYVVARAQEWLTDHVAHGLDRPFFLTAGFFETHRPYPADEYEPADPDRIGVPGFLPDTPEVREDLAGLHGSVTAADAAVGRLLATVDELGLRSSTWIVFVTDHGLAFPRAKSTLYAEGTGVALIVAPPRSRDLAPQVYDDLFSGVDLTPTLLDLLEIPVPDDVDGYSHAGEILTRSGQPVRAEVFTEKTYHDAFDPIRAVRTKQFSYLENYAERPELLLPLDIADSLSATAIDAQVIAAPRARGELYDLQTDPYERTNLADDPRYADVVVALSARLARWRAETGDDLPSEEQGTAIAERFMAAYREKAAHMAPDQEALPSRHPEGEGRELAGGVTTVAR
- the cysC gene encoding adenylyl-sulfate kinase, with product MTVTSTAPVTSAGGRRSPRHQLLRIATAGSVDDGKSTLIGRILHDTGSLPTDHLAAVTSGDGDVDLAALSDGLRAEREQGITIDVAYRFFATDTRSYVLADTPGHERYTRNMFTGASNAHVAILLIDAHNGLQRQTRRHARIATLVGVPHVVAAVNKIDLVDYSQARFDQIRADLADLARQLGIDEIEAIPIAAKHGDNVVHGSPNTPWYEGPTLLDYLESVELAAPSPVREELRLPVQWVSRPTEKHRRTYTGRLAAGTLRVGDEITVLPSGSRSTVTALDTLDAQREVAVAPLSVSVQLADDIDIGRGDVIVSGDEGAHLPVLAQEIDAHVCWLSTTPLRAGDRVALKNGTSTVRATVQSLERRLDPDTLIEHVGPSALTLNDIGTITLRTSSVITADRYAENRDTGAFILIDEAGNDTVAAGTILELRAVVPGKATRNDIKWHPSSLARAERWAYTGQRGATVWLTGLPASGKSTVAVALERAIVARGRVAYLIDGDNIRHGISDDLGFSPGDRAENIRRVGHLARLFADAGVIAIASMVSPLRSDREIARELHRAADLEFIEVHISTPVAECERRDPKGLYQRARTGRLRGLTGVDAPYESPQHPDLRFDTTGADIDGLAALILGALMDRGII
- the cysD gene encoding sulfate adenylyltransferase subunit CysD, with amino-acid sequence MGAAVPQRRDPERIPTVTATADIDPTSDVDHVAAIRVLEAEAVHIIREVAAELEHPVLLFSGGKDSIVLLRLAEKAFRPAPLPFPILHVDTGHNFDEVIEFRDRRVAPSADNPDGIELIVASVQESIDSGRVAESTDPTGSRNRLQTRTLLDALEAGGFDAAFGGARRDEDRARAKERVFSFRDEFGQWDPRAQRPEPWSIYNGRIRPRESVRVFPLSNWTELDIWRYIELEDLELPSIYFASERAVFDRDGILLAVSDHSQPDDPASVRSEWVRYRTVGDLTITGAVRSRATTIPEIIAEISEATVSERGETRADDRTSSAAMEDRKREGYF
- a CDS encoding MazG family protein, which gives rise to MTIVLLDPSRPDLIPIRARGLLSGAVLVTEDVPAAALWEFDHVEPAVEDSAGTDWGHDDTVLISTDAEHPIVRARIARGDTVIAARRVPGSALLEAVALMDTLRGNGPWESRQTHASLRRYLLEEVYELLDAIDHDDPAELCEELGDLLLQVLFHARIAADDPDAPFDIDDVARSFTRKVSGRTPGVLSGAHADLETQIREWEERKAAEKNRGSVLDGIATTQPALALTQKVLERLTAADYPVDTIDPDVLTVTVTAGDDSVEDTARRRTLALIDAVRAAETRARQADLTLTTRDAWLTALAEGTADLADGTVEDTPPLRPH
- the stf0 gene encoding trehalose 2-sulfotransferase, which encodes MSTTENYLVCASQRSGSTLLVESLAHTGVAGRPEEFFQYFATSSQSPQPREWFAGVTDPEILSLLAPLDHGTVDIRNTDDWRSDVLAAGRTDNGVWGGKLMWNQTPLLIARTRVASGSLRTAIRSLFDGADPVYVHVYREDIVPQAVSMWRAVQTRVWRDDGGDRSDDGAVYHARGIAHLAGILAEQERQWRKWFAAEEIEPLDIEFVELIKDPTKATARVLEAIRQDPALAPPPPLKPQSNARSKEWAQRYRKDATRNGYPQ